In Phycisphaerae bacterium, a genomic segment contains:
- a CDS encoding metallophosphoesterase produces the protein MTECTTRSKWAAILILFLSPLIGCVTDPQARWQGPFFFIQMADPQFGMFSGDKDVEKETALFSQALDHANRLRPAFVVICGDLINRPGDEGQAAEFLRVAGRLDPGIPLHLVSGNHDVENTPTPAGLERYRQRFGSDWYAFNHGGCRFVVINTTLIHDPSKAPEEMERQETWLRHELTDPQQPRPVHRIVFQHHPWFNKTADEPDAYENIPLSRRGRYLDWLTQAGVSAVFCGHRHGDSITRHGRMEIVSTGPIGKPLRKDPSGLRIVEVYRDRLVHRYYPVDVVPEKVCLAAK, from the coding sequence ATGACAGAATGCACTACACGTTCGAAGTGGGCAGCCATCCTTATTCTGTTTCTCTCCCCCCTCATCGGCTGCGTGACAGATCCGCAGGCTCGCTGGCAGGGCCCGTTCTTTTTCATCCAAATGGCCGACCCGCAGTTCGGGATGTTCTCCGGCGACAAGGACGTCGAGAAGGAGACGGCTCTCTTCAGCCAGGCTCTCGATCATGCCAACCGCTTACGGCCGGCGTTCGTGGTCATCTGCGGCGATCTGATCAACAGGCCGGGCGACGAAGGCCAAGCCGCCGAGTTCCTGCGTGTTGCCGGCCGACTGGACCCCGGCATTCCCCTGCATCTCGTCTCGGGCAATCACGACGTCGAGAACACGCCCACTCCCGCCGGCCTTGAACGCTACCGGCAACGGTTCGGCTCAGACTGGTACGCCTTCAACCACGGCGGATGCCGCTTCGTGGTCATCAACACCACACTGATCCACGACCCGTCCAAGGCGCCGGAGGAAATGGAGCGGCAGGAAACGTGGCTCCGGCACGAGCTGACCGACCCGCAACAGCCACGGCCGGTCCACCGCATCGTCTTCCAGCACCATCCGTGGTTCAACAAGACGGCCGACGAACCGGACGCCTATGAGAACATTCCCCTATCGCGTCGAGGCCGGTATCTCGATTGGTTGACGCAGGCCGGCGTCTCGGCCGTCTTCTGCGGCCATCGCCACGGCGACAGCATCACCCGACACGGCCGGATGGAGATCGTCTCAACCGGCCCGATCGGTAAACCGCTCCGAAAAGACCCCTCCGGTTTGCGGATCGTCGAGGTGTACAGGGACCGGCTCGTCCACCGGTACTACCCGGTGGATGTCGTGCCGGAAAAGGTGTGCCTGGCGGCGAAATGA
- the rfaD gene encoding ADP-glyceromanno-heptose 6-epimerase: protein MYLVTGGAGFIGSHIVRALNDRGITEITVVDDLTQCSRFANLADCRIVDYLDRSELRGQLDAGTFTAAVKAIFHQGACTDTMETDGRYMMDNNFTFSKALLQFALTCRVPFIYASSAATYGASPVTRIDPANERPLNVYGYSKLAFDQHVRHVLPAAGSTVVGLRYFNVYGPNEAHKGRMASMVYQIYRQLSQTGKARLFEGSGGYGNGEQRRDFVFVGDVVKVNLFFAEGPVRKGIFNVGTGRSRSFNDIARTLIKLRGGGEIEYIPFPRELEGKYQSFTEADLSELHESGYTEPFTGLEEGIAQCVKAWSAQ, encoded by the coding sequence ATGTATCTGGTCACCGGCGGAGCGGGTTTCATCGGCAGCCATATCGTGCGGGCCCTCAACGACCGGGGGATCACCGAAATCACCGTGGTCGATGACCTGACCCAGTGCTCGCGCTTCGCCAACCTGGCCGACTGTCGGATCGTCGACTACCTGGACCGCAGCGAGCTTCGCGGACAACTCGACGCGGGCACGTTCACCGCTGCGGTGAAGGCCATCTTCCATCAGGGCGCCTGCACCGACACCATGGAGACCGACGGCCGCTATATGATGGACAACAACTTCACGTTCTCCAAGGCCCTGCTTCAGTTCGCCCTCACCTGCCGCGTCCCATTTATCTATGCCTCCAGTGCGGCCACGTACGGGGCCAGCCCGGTCACGCGCATCGACCCCGCCAACGAGCGGCCGCTCAACGTCTATGGGTATTCCAAACTCGCGTTTGACCAGCATGTTCGCCACGTGCTCCCCGCCGCCGGCAGTACCGTCGTGGGCCTGCGGTACTTCAACGTCTACGGCCCCAACGAGGCGCACAAAGGCCGCATGGCGTCGATGGTGTACCAGATTTACCGTCAGCTCTCCCAAACCGGAAAGGCCCGTCTGTTTGAAGGAAGCGGCGGGTATGGCAACGGCGAGCAGCGGCGAGATTTTGTGTTCGTCGGCGACGTAGTCAAGGTTAATCTGTTTTTCGCCGAGGGGCCGGTTCGCAAGGGGATTTTCAACGTGGGTACCGGTCGCAGCCGGAGTTTCAACGACATCGCCCGAACGCTGATCAAGCTGCGAGGCGGGGGTGAAATCGAGTACATCCCGTTCCCTCGCGAGCTGGAGGGCAAATACCAGAGCTTCACGGAGGCGGATCTGTCCGAGCTGCACGAGTCCGGGTATACCGAACCCTTCACGGGTCTGGAGGAGGGCATCGCGCAATGCGTCAAAGCATGGTCGGCTCAATGA
- the ligA gene encoding NAD-dependent DNA ligase LigA produces the protein MTKSEAEKRIARLRDEIRLHDYRYYVLAEPTISDLEYDKLFKELKDLETQFPDLVTPDSPTQRVGGMPLEGFEQVTHAVPMLSIDNTYNEAELREFDARVAKGLGGEKYEYVVDPKIDGVAISLRYEEGRLVQAATRGDGERGDDITANARTIRAIPLILTADGGLLRRDIPRLLEVRGEVYWPLDDFNAFNRKRQEAGEPTFANPRNATAGTLKQLDSRVVAQRKLSFTAHGFGEVDPLECDTQYELFQAFKAWGIPISPYMRRAKNVEEVIGIIREWDRKRGSLDYATDGMVVKVDRLDQRERLGATSRSPRWCIAYKYAAERARTKLHSVRFQVGKLGTITPVANLEPVLLAGTTVKSASLHNFDQIERLGVRVGDMVYVEKAGEIIPQVVGVDIEARPPDAREIRPPARCPECDSETVRDEGGVFLRCVNPACPAQIKERLRYFCARDQMDIEGVGDVLAGQLVDSGLVREFADLYRLKDCREELIALERMGAKSADNLLAAIEKSKANPLARLLAALNIQHVGVSTAIDLAEHFGSMDALIAASREDLQQVEGIGPELAESIYGFLHNEQGRRTIAHLRDVGVNMTQPRKAKPGSQPFAGKTIVVTGTLEHYGRKDIEDLIRQLGGKPAGSVSKKTDFVVAGAEAGSKLDKARELGVEVIDETEFRRRAGAG, from the coding sequence ATGACCAAGTCCGAAGCCGAAAAGAGAATCGCTCGTCTTCGTGACGAGATACGCCTGCACGACTACCGCTACTATGTGCTGGCCGAACCGACGATCTCCGATCTGGAATACGACAAGCTCTTCAAGGAGCTGAAGGATCTTGAGACTCAGTTTCCCGACCTGGTCACGCCCGACTCGCCGACGCAAAGAGTCGGCGGAATGCCGCTGGAGGGTTTTGAACAGGTCACTCACGCCGTTCCGATGTTGTCGATTGACAACACCTATAACGAGGCGGAGCTTCGAGAGTTTGACGCGCGGGTGGCCAAGGGGCTGGGGGGAGAGAAATACGAGTACGTGGTGGACCCGAAGATTGACGGGGTAGCCATTTCGCTGCGATACGAAGAGGGCCGGCTGGTGCAGGCCGCAACGCGGGGTGATGGCGAGCGCGGCGACGACATCACCGCAAACGCCCGGACCATCCGGGCAATCCCCCTGATCCTGACGGCCGACGGCGGCCTGCTCCGCAGGGACATCCCACGGCTGCTCGAGGTTCGAGGTGAGGTATATTGGCCGCTGGACGATTTCAACGCGTTCAACCGCAAGCGTCAGGAGGCCGGCGAGCCGACCTTCGCCAACCCGCGCAATGCCACGGCCGGGACGCTCAAACAACTCGACTCTCGCGTCGTCGCCCAGCGGAAACTCAGCTTTACGGCCCACGGTTTCGGAGAGGTCGACCCGCTGGAGTGTGACACGCAATACGAGCTTTTCCAGGCGTTCAAGGCCTGGGGCATCCCGATCAGTCCGTACATGCGCCGGGCGAAGAACGTCGAAGAGGTGATCGGTATCATCCGGGAGTGGGACCGTAAGCGGGGTTCGCTGGACTATGCCACCGACGGCATGGTGGTCAAGGTCGATCGACTCGACCAGCGCGAGCGACTGGGCGCGACCAGCCGTTCGCCGCGGTGGTGTATCGCCTACAAATATGCAGCCGAGCGGGCCCGGACCAAGCTGCATTCCGTCCGCTTTCAGGTGGGCAAGTTGGGGACCATCACGCCGGTGGCCAACCTTGAGCCGGTGCTCCTGGCGGGAACGACGGTCAAGAGCGCGAGTCTGCACAACTTTGACCAGATCGAGCGGCTGGGCGTGCGCGTCGGCGACATGGTCTACGTTGAGAAGGCCGGCGAGATCATCCCCCAGGTGGTCGGGGTGGATATCGAGGCCCGACCGCCGGATGCGAGAGAAATCAGGCCGCCGGCTAGGTGCCCTGAGTGTGACAGCGAGACCGTCCGGGATGAAGGCGGCGTGTTTTTGCGATGCGTTAATCCGGCGTGCCCCGCGCAGATCAAGGAACGTCTCCGCTATTTCTGCGCCCGCGACCAGATGGACATCGAGGGCGTGGGCGACGTGCTGGCGGGGCAACTCGTCGACAGCGGTCTGGTTCGCGAGTTTGCCGATCTGTACAGGCTCAAGGATTGCCGCGAAGAGTTGATCGCTCTGGAACGAATGGGGGCCAAGAGCGCCGACAATCTGCTGGCCGCCATCGAGAAAAGCAAAGCCAATCCGCTTGCTCGGCTTCTGGCGGCACTCAACATTCAGCACGTCGGCGTGAGCACGGCCATCGATCTTGCCGAGCATTTCGGCTCGATGGACGCGCTGATTGCCGCGTCGCGGGAAGACCTGCAACAAGTGGAAGGCATCGGGCCCGAGCTGGCCGAGAGCATCTACGGTTTCTTGCACAATGAGCAAGGCCGGCGGACCATCGCCCATCTGCGCGACGTGGGAGTCAATATGACCCAGCCGCGCAAGGCGAAACCCGGTTCCCAGCCCTTTGCCGGAAAAACCATCGTCGTCACTGGCACGCTGGAGCACTATGGCCGCAAGGACATCGAGGATTTGATTCGCCAACTGGGGGGCAAGCCCGCCGGATCGGTCAGCAAGAAGACCGATTTTGTTGTCGCCGGCGCCGAGGCCGGCTCCAAGCTCGACAAGGCCCGCGAACTGGGCGTCGAGGTCATCGACGAGACCGAATTCCGCCGCCGGGCAGGCGCTGGGTGA
- a CDS encoding PEP-CTERM sorting domain-containing protein (PEP-CTERM proteins occur, often in large numbers, in the proteomes of bacteria that also encode an exosortase, a predicted intramembrane cysteine proteinase. The presence of a PEP-CTERM domain at a protein's C-terminus predicts cleavage within the sorting domain, followed by covalent anchoring to some some component of the (usually Gram-negative) cell surface. Many PEP-CTERM proteins exhibit an unusual sequence composition that includes large numbers of potential glycosylation sites. Expression of one such protein has been shown restore the ability of a bacterium to form floc, a type of biofilm.) yields MRNVTVVFVAAVAMAVAPLFGDYYIAGDFNGWNPAGTAMTDLGSGIWQANLTGVGGRHEFKVTTGSWDQNWPGSGNSWFFGDGDGKVTITFNANDIQDGWRGNWGRMGLSTDPGTWTAVGDWQGWNNANPATAMVAQGGGIYKYQQTLAPGWYQWKAVVTGSWDAIGDDFRGVNANTTWFEVTAANPTAVFQVDALTGIIRVDVVPEPAAVILVLVGGLLCLRRRRS; encoded by the coding sequence ATGAGGAATGTGACTGTTGTCTTTGTGGCTGCGGTCGCCATGGCCGTGGCTCCGTTGTTCGGCGACTATTACATCGCCGGCGATTTCAATGGTTGGAACCCGGCCGGCACCGCCATGACCGACCTGGGCAGTGGCATCTGGCAGGCAAACCTGACCGGCGTCGGCGGTCGGCATGAGTTCAAGGTCACGACGGGGAGTTGGGACCAAAACTGGCCCGGCAGCGGGAACAGTTGGTTCTTTGGCGATGGTGACGGCAAGGTCACCATCACATTCAACGCCAACGACATCCAGGACGGCTGGAGAGGCAACTGGGGCCGCATGGGCCTGAGCACCGATCCAGGGACCTGGACGGCGGTCGGCGACTGGCAGGGCTGGAATAATGCCAACCCGGCGACCGCGATGGTGGCACAGGGCGGCGGGATCTACAAGTATCAGCAGACGCTGGCCCCTGGTTGGTACCAGTGGAAGGCCGTGGTTACGGGTTCTTGGGACGCCATTGGCGACGACTTTCGCGGCGTCAATGCGAACACGACCTGGTTTGAAGTGACCGCAGCGAACCCGACCGCCGTATTCCAGGTTGATGCTCTGACCGGCATCATCCGCGTGGATGTGGTACCCGAGCCGGCAGCGGTGATTCTGGTGCTGGTCGGCGGCCTGTTGTGCCTGCGGCGACGCCGCTCGTAA
- a CDS encoding NlpC/P60 family protein, with translation MNDTKRTRWFGSALAVLSCTVSLGCAGRADSRLDAVIDQAIREFEPDWQPQQGEIDRLVVLIAPMARRAGCPDDTDRLNLLTAGYFYHLVRGGSGIPAMYRTDADLLPSPDTLDRADLARTASAAKCDLCVILEPPAKNGAQAGAKLIVRAASSEPPSQQFAETVANSLGGHAGPADIVAGLNAPAIRIRMAATQPATRCFAPPPHRLMAERLYRAIATFAAGRRESLAASRSTRWPQSAPSAVDLGAVRPMRPEADRIMTIVQTIRPSGDLPLEQAAWFCDMFRRTSLTDATTVYFNPQVSIEEGDVVLRGATTAPALAGTLERALKRAGIERVRNEMRCLPENGRLDGHRFAAVTVSTARTYSRPSDLGNVQTQLLYGELLWLLDHRDGWYLVHASDGYWGWVRQEAVRIIEPSQFESLLNSKQAAVLKTIEISGTQVPAGARLPLVVQTPWDISIRTPLGEAAVVPSGSVRVIDDFATTRPRIMPALEMLYVPYVFGARSPLGLDCSGMVNNLFDRSGLPIARDATQQFLSGKLVATRWYRDTIRPGDRLYFLDNYGKIFHTGIAISSTHFVHSSPPAVQISSLQKGDRLYEQYWDQCFVGAKRP, from the coding sequence GTGAACGATACGAAGAGAACGAGATGGTTTGGATCGGCATTGGCCGTGTTGTCATGCACGGTCAGCCTGGGCTGTGCGGGGCGGGCCGATTCTCGGCTTGACGCGGTGATCGACCAGGCCATCCGCGAATTCGAACCCGACTGGCAGCCGCAACAGGGCGAAATCGACAGGCTCGTGGTTCTCATTGCACCGATGGCCCGGCGGGCCGGTTGCCCAGACGATACGGACCGCCTCAACCTGCTCACCGCCGGCTACTTCTATCACCTCGTACGGGGGGGTAGCGGCATCCCGGCGATGTACCGCACCGATGCCGACCTGCTCCCCTCCCCGGACACCCTCGACCGCGCCGACCTCGCCCGCACCGCCTCCGCCGCCAAGTGCGACCTGTGCGTCATCCTTGAGCCTCCCGCTAAGAACGGGGCACAAGCCGGTGCCAAGCTGATTGTTCGAGCCGCTTCATCGGAACCCCCGTCACAGCAATTTGCGGAGACTGTCGCAAACTCGCTCGGGGGGCATGCCGGCCCCGCGGACATCGTTGCCGGTCTCAACGCGCCTGCGATCAGAATTCGGATGGCGGCGACGCAACCCGCGACCCGGTGCTTCGCCCCGCCGCCCCATCGCCTCATGGCCGAGCGTCTTTACCGGGCCATCGCGACTTTCGCGGCCGGGCGGCGCGAGTCGCTGGCCGCTTCGCGTTCGACCCGCTGGCCGCAGAGCGCTCCGTCGGCCGTCGATCTGGGCGCGGTGCGGCCGATGCGTCCCGAAGCCGACAGGATCATGACCATCGTCCAAACCATCCGGCCGTCAGGAGATTTACCCCTTGAGCAGGCCGCGTGGTTCTGTGACATGTTTCGCCGGACGAGTCTGACGGATGCAACCACGGTCTATTTCAATCCGCAGGTCAGCATCGAGGAAGGCGATGTCGTACTGCGCGGAGCCACGACGGCGCCGGCTCTGGCCGGCACACTGGAAAGAGCACTCAAGAGAGCCGGCATTGAACGGGTCCGCAACGAGATGCGTTGCCTGCCGGAGAACGGGCGGCTCGACGGGCACAGGTTTGCCGCCGTGACCGTCTCGACGGCGCGGACCTACAGCAGGCCGTCGGATCTCGGTAATGTTCAGACCCAACTGCTATACGGTGAACTTCTCTGGCTGCTCGACCACCGCGACGGCTGGTACCTTGTTCACGCGAGCGACGGCTATTGGGGTTGGGTCCGACAGGAGGCGGTTCGGATCATCGAGCCGTCGCAGTTCGAGTCTTTGCTCAACTCGAAGCAAGCGGCGGTGCTGAAGACCATCGAGATCAGCGGAACGCAAGTCCCGGCCGGGGCGCGCCTGCCGCTGGTCGTACAAACGCCCTGGGACATCTCCATCCGGACCCCCTTGGGTGAAGCTGCTGTCGTTCCATCCGGCTCGGTCCGCGTGATCGATGATTTCGCGACGACCCGACCGCGGATCATGCCCGCGCTGGAAATGCTGTATGTTCCGTATGTGTTTGGGGCGCGGTCGCCTCTGGGGCTGGATTGCAGCGGTATGGTCAACAATCTCTTTGATCGCAGCGGCCTGCCGATCGCCCGCGACGCCACGCAGCAGTTCCTCAGTGGCAAGCTGGTGGCCACGCGCTGGTATCGCGATACCATCCGGCCGGGTGACCGGCTCTACTTCCTCGACAATTACGGCAAGATTTTCCACACGGGGATTGCGATCAGCTCGACGCATTTCGTTCATTCGTCGCCGCCGGCCGTGCAGATCAGCAGCCTCCAAAAGGGCGACCGACTCTACGAGCAGTATTGGGATCAGTGCTTCGTTGGGGCGAAGAGGCCGTGA
- a CDS encoding type II toxin-antitoxin system PemK/MazF family toxin → MARICRGDVFEWPNVSDDHPMGSKRRKWVVVSRESFNEDSPHILACPLTSYPPQPIDISVPKTPHNRLDHDSSLMVCRITPIRKTTMGPVIAHVDHSELQPLIDRLDMIVGD, encoded by the coding sequence ATGGCCAGAATCTGCCGGGGAGATGTCTTCGAGTGGCCTAATGTTTCGGACGATCATCCTATGGGCAGCAAGCGCCGCAAATGGGTGGTAGTCTCTCGCGAGTCATTCAACGAAGACAGTCCTCACATCCTGGCCTGCCCCCTCACAAGCTACCCCCCTCAGCCAATTGACATCAGCGTCCCGAAGACACCGCACAACCGACTCGACCACGATAGCTCGCTAATGGTCTGCAGGATCACCCCGATCAGGAAGACGACCATGGGGCCCGTCATCGCCCATGTGGACCACAGTGAGCTTCAGCCCCTCATCGATCGCCTGGACATGATCGTGGGCGATTGA
- the pyrE gene encoding orotate phosphoribosyltransferase, which yields MTDRELFDAVAAAALLRGDFTLRSGRKSKYYLDKYLFEAEPKILRELGERFAGHISPQTTRIAGAELGGVALAASTSMASGLPFVIIRNAKKDYGTKKMYEGKIEKGDLILLVEDVATTGGQVLEAAKTITEAGATVEKIVAVIDRQEGARENIEGAGFVFEALMTKTDLGIDE from the coding sequence ATGACCGACCGGGAACTGTTTGACGCAGTGGCGGCGGCGGCTTTGCTGCGAGGCGATTTCACCCTTCGCTCGGGCCGCAAGAGCAAGTATTACCTTGACAAGTATCTGTTCGAGGCCGAACCGAAGATCCTTCGCGAGCTGGGCGAGCGATTCGCCGGACATATCAGTCCTCAGACAACACGGATCGCGGGCGCAGAACTCGGCGGCGTGGCTCTGGCCGCCTCCACCTCGATGGCCTCAGGCTTGCCGTTCGTGATCATCCGCAACGCCAAGAAGGACTATGGCACGAAGAAGATGTACGAAGGCAAGATCGAGAAAGGCGACCTCATTCTCCTGGTCGAGGATGTCGCCACCACCGGCGGCCAGGTGCTCGAGGCAGCCAAGACCATCACCGAGGCCGGGGCGACCGTCGAGAAGATCGTGGCGGTGATCGACCGCCAGGAAGGTGCCCGTGAGAACATCGAAGGCGCCGGTTTCGTCTTCGAGGCTCTGATGACCAAGACGGATTTAGGGATTGATGAGTAG
- a CDS encoding YiiX/YebB-like N1pC/P60 family cysteine hydrolase codes for MTPIPVSVEKFNEQAKQDVPVLEPVLKEGDIIFRLSRTPLAGGLVDFSKVVAEATESDLSHAALVYRVAPDGIILVDVSPVGISRRYLVDWYQDGTWNTVVRRLRPEYQYLVPLVLAEVDRLIAEDVLYDQKFIPDDDRFYCTEFIDHCFRVAGRPLAPRIRIKDFPNNGLVMYIGCAIGGIDMNNEVVVAGNQRIGLFSSSMLETVIDLRTSPPTASPRPDPVLTSYRPVPWP; via the coding sequence ATGACACCGATCCCGGTCTCCGTTGAGAAATTCAATGAGCAGGCCAAACAGGACGTTCCCGTTCTCGAGCCTGTCTTGAAGGAGGGCGACATCATCTTCCGCCTCAGTCGCACCCCGCTGGCCGGCGGTCTTGTTGACTTCAGCAAGGTGGTCGCGGAGGCGACTGAGAGCGACCTCTCCCACGCCGCGCTCGTCTATCGCGTTGCTCCCGATGGCATCATCCTGGTCGACGTCTCGCCCGTGGGGATCTCGCGGCGATACCTGGTCGACTGGTACCAAGATGGCACGTGGAATACGGTCGTGCGGCGGCTCCGGCCCGAGTATCAGTATCTCGTCCCGCTCGTGCTGGCCGAGGTTGACAGGCTCATCGCCGAGGATGTCCTCTACGATCAGAAGTTCATTCCCGACGACGACCGTTTCTACTGCACCGAGTTTATCGACCACTGTTTCCGGGTTGCCGGACGGCCCTTGGCTCCGCGGATACGCATCAAGGATTTTCCAAATAACGGTCTCGTGATGTACATCGGCTGCGCGATCGGTGGCATCGACATGAACAACGAGGTCGTGGTGGCCGGCAATCAACGAATTGGCCTCTTTTCCTCGTCCATGTTGGAGACCGTGATCGACCTGCGTACCTCGCCGCCGACCGCGAGCCCTCGCCCTGATCCGGTGCTGACTTCCTATCGTCCGGTGCCTTGGCCTTGA
- a CDS encoding cupin domain-containing protein — MAGESIKIQQIKAHRQEPVNMPGAKGARIRILIGQDDGACNFCMRHFEVEPGGCTPHHEHPYEHEILVLKGSGTAKTPAGDRPFRQGDVIFVPPNVEHGFCNTGNEPVEFICLIPSEQNCACPK, encoded by the coding sequence GTGGCAGGCGAAAGCATCAAGATACAGCAGATCAAGGCCCACCGGCAGGAGCCGGTGAACATGCCGGGGGCCAAGGGGGCCCGCATCCGCATCCTCATCGGCCAGGACGACGGGGCATGCAACTTCTGCATGCGGCATTTCGAGGTCGAACCCGGCGGCTGCACCCCGCACCACGAGCATCCGTACGAGCACGAAATCCTGGTCCTCAAGGGTAGCGGTACGGCCAAGACCCCCGCGGGCGACCGGCCGTTCAGGCAGGGCGACGTGATCTTCGTGCCGCCGAACGTCGAGCATGGATTCTGCAACACCGGCAACGAACCGGTGGAGTTTATCTGCCTGATTCCGTCGGAGCAGAACTGTGCGTGTCCGAAGTAA